The genomic interval ACGGCTCTGCAAATAGTTTGCACACGTCCCGAACAACTGGACCGACGTTCGTTAAAGGATTTATTGATAGCTTTGGCAGATGGCGGATTTGAAACCAGTAAAGTCAAAGCCGCCTGGAAGCAGGCCAAAAATGAAGATATGGGAGCCGATATTATTTCATTTATCCGGACACTTGCTATGGGAAGCGCATTGGAAAGCCACGAGGACCGGATCAAAAAAGCAGTAAATAAAGTAAGAAGCATGCAGAGCTGGAACCGGGTTCAGCAAAAATGGATCGACCGTTTTGAAAAACAGCTGATCAAAGAAACCGTTTTGCAAATAGAAGATCTTAATCAATCACCATTTATAGAGGACGGTGGTTTTCAACAGGTAAACAAAATATTTGATCAGCAGCTTGAACAGGTCATTAAAAACATTAATCAAAATTTATATCAGATAACAGCATAATATGTTTTCTGTTTCTATCAATCAATAATAGATAACAATGAGTGCGGAAGAAATTGCTAATAAACTCTGGGGACTTTGTAATGTATTGCGGGATGATGGTGTGACTTATCACCAGTATCTTAATGAATTAACGTATATTTTATTTTTACGTCTATCAGAAACTAAAGGTTTTGAAAAAGATATTCCGGAAGAATACCATTGGTCTGCGTTAAAAGGAATTACGGACAATGTAACGCTATTTGATACATACCGTGAGTTGCTGGCTACCATCAGTACCAAGTCGGCCAATGCGGCGGTACAAGAAATATATACCAACGCTTCCACTACCCTTCGCAAGCCGGTAAACCTGAAAACACTGATCACGACGATTGATGCGATCAACTGGTTTGATGAACATGAGCAGGATAAAATTGCGACGATCTACGAAGAACTTTTAGAGAAAAACGCGGGAGAGAAGAAAAGTGGTGCAGGGCAATATTTTACGCCACGGCCACTGATCAACGTGATGGTGGAACTGATAGCGCCAAGACTGGGTGAACGCTGGAATGATCCTGCTGCGGGTACATTTGGTTTTATGATTGCTGCCGATCAGTATCTGAGAAACAAACATGATAATTATTTCGATTCGGCTGCTGACCGTACTTTCCAGGAAAATGAAGCATTCAGTGGTTGTGAGCTGGTACAGGATGCCCACAGGCTTGCTTTGATGAACGCGAAACTGCACGGACTGGAAAGCCGTATAGAACTGGGCGATACTTTGTCAGAACTTGGAAAAACTTTCAGGGACTTTGACGGTGTGCTGGCCAATCCGCCTTTTGGGACCAAACAAGGAGGCGAACGCCCTTCGCGGGACGACCTTACGTATTTGTCGGGGAACAAGCAGCTTAACTTTTTGCAGCATATTTACCGTTCCTTACACAAAAAAGGCGGAGCACGGGCGGCGGTGGTATTACCGGATAATGCCCTATTTGAAGATGGTGACGGACGTAAGATCCGCCGTGATTTGATGGACAAATGTAACCTACATACGATTCTGAGACTGCCAACCGGAATTTTTTATGCGGCGGGTGTATCGTCCTGAAAAAACCTTACAGTTTTTTGTGATAGTCCTGATTAAACTTTACGTTTCTTTTTTGTTAATACTGCAATTAGCTTACACCTGATTTTCTTAATACTGGAATTACTTTACAAGTATAGTATAAGCCTTTTTCTAATCTAAATTTTGCGGCTGTAATTTGCTACTGGCTTTGAACATTATTTCTTGTAATCCCCCTCATTAAAATGGGGGTTATAAGAAACAATGTGGAGATCGAACTGCCATATCATACTTCGATAGGCTCAGATGGACTTTTCTTTTTTCGATGGTATCGTTTCCAACGCTTTGATAATAACCCTTCATGAGCATGCGCCTGGTCAGGTGTTAAGTAATCGATACTTGCGTGGGGCCGTTTGCTGTTATAAATCTGAATAATCTTTGTGATAGCCTTCAATGCTTCTTTATGATTTTGGTAAATCCGTTTTGGATAAAATTCATTCTTTATAATTCCGTTTACCCGTTCTGCAAGTGCATTGTCATAGGGACTACCACTTTGAGTCATACTGATTGCAATATTTTCATCCTCTAAAATCTTCACATATTCTGCTGAGCAATACTGTATTCCTCTGTCGGAATGGTGGATCAGGAAATATGGTGAATCACGTTTTAATCCCTCAACAGCCATCTTTAAAGCGTTAACACAGCCCACTGCTTCTAAGGTATGATAAAGACAGTATCCTACAATTTTCCTTGAAAATGCATCTGTTATTAGACTTAGGTAACTAAATCCCTCCAAGGTTCTGATATATGTTATATCGCTCACCCACAGTTGATTCGCTCCGGTTACTTCCAGCCCTTTAATCAAATTAGGGTACTTTTTTAACCAGTGATGGGAATCTGTTGTCTTTACAAACCGCCTCCTTCTGCGGATTAAGAGGCCATGAAATCGCAACAATTCGAACAACTGATCTCTTCCAATTTTAATACCGTGTTGCTCCAAGTCAGGCATTAATAGAAAAAGTAGTTTTCTGGTTCCCATCAGTGGAATATCGATCCGGTACTCTCTGACTAACGTCAAAACCAGCATGTGAGCTATGGATGTTTTCTTTTCATGCGCTGCTGCATCGTAGTAAGCCTGACGTGTAACACCAAACAGTTCACAGAGACTTCCAAGGCTTTCCTGTGGATGTTTCTGTCTCATTTTCTTTACTGTCTGGTACCAGGCTTTTTTCTGATCTTAATGTGAAGTTCTTGTTCGCTGACTTCGATCATGGTCTGCAATCCGCTAATTTTAAGGTTAGCTTTTTCAAGTTGCTTCGTTAAATCCTGCACCTGTTTGGCAAGAATCCTTGTCTTTGAACTTTCAGTCATATCGCTGATGGCCTCTTCTGCCACCTCCTGTGGCTTTATATTAAACGAAGAAAAATCAGTTATCCATGCACTAAGAGTGTTTCGACTCAGACCGTATTTTTTTGCACAAGCTCTCTGACCAATTAATCCCGAATTTACTTCATGGACAATCTTCCTTTTTTCCCTCTCGCTTAAACGCTCGTAAGGTTTTCGATTTTTGACCGTAACTTTCTTCCCATTTGTTTTCATCCTTTTCTGCTTTAGTGTAAAGCTATATCAGGACAATACAATCTTCCCGATCCGGATAAAAAAATGGCGATCTACGAAACCGGACGAAACGTACTCGAACTTGCGGGCTACCAGGATATCGGCATGGATCATTTCGCCCTGAAAACAGACGAACTATATAAAGCGCAGCAGGAACAGCGGCTTCACCGGAATTTCATGGGCTATACCGACACCCGCACCAAACTGCTGATCGGCCTGGGCGCTTCGGCGATCAGTGACAGCTGGTCGGGCTATATCCAGAATGAGAAGAAAGTAGAGGATTACTATGCACGGATCGAATCCGGAGAGCTACCGATTACCCGCGGGCATGTTCTGACGCGGGAAGACCTTGTCATCCGCCAGCATATTTTAAGGTTCATGACACAGTTTGAGACTTCGTGGCCCAAAGCCGGTGAAGTATGCATCGATCTTTTTAAATCCATCGAGCGTCTTTCTGAAATGGAATTTGATGAACTCATCGAATTCAAGCCGTTTGGTGTCCGTGTAACTGAGAAAGGCAAACCGTTTGTCCGGAATATCTGCATGGCGTTCGACGCACGTTTGTGGGAAAAACAGCCTGAGGTACAACTGTTCAGTCAGACAATCTGATGCGTCTTATTTTGTCTATTCACCGATGTAATGTACCTTTCTATGTTTGATAGTGATATTTTAATACATACAAAGGTGATGACACGGCATATTGAAATGCTCGATGCCCTCTTTAAACATGCAACAGAAGGTATTGTTGTGGTCAATAAAGCGGGGACTATCGTCATGCTGAATCCAAAAGCGAAAGAACTCTTTGGTTATTCCGATATGGAACTGATCGGCAAAAAAATTGAAATGCTGATCCCGCAACGTTTTGCCGGAAATCACGTGCACTACCGGGATAATTACCTGGAAGCGCCGCGTGCGCGCGGCATGGGGCATTTAATGGATCTGTTTGCAAGAAGATTTGATGGCAGCGAGTTCCCGGTTGAGGTAAGTCTGAGTCCATTCAAAACGAGCGACGGAGAGTTTGTCGTGAGTTTTGTTATTGACATTACTGAGCGAAAAAAACAGGATACCCGAATCCGGGAAGCCAATCTTGAAATACAGAAATTAAATGCAGAGCTCGAAGAGCGTGTGGAACAGCGTACCCGCGAGCTTGCAGAAGCGGTAAAAAAGGTAGAGGAATCCCAGGAGGAAGTGATCCGCGCGCTGAAAAAGGAAAAAGAGCTGAATAATATGA from Dyadobacter sp. NIV53 carries:
- a CDS encoding N-6 DNA methylase, whose product is MSAEEIANKLWGLCNVLRDDGVTYHQYLNELTYILFLRLSETKGFEKDIPEEYHWSALKGITDNVTLFDTYRELLATISTKSANAAVQEIYTNASTTLRKPVNLKTLITTIDAINWFDEHEQDKIATIYEELLEKNAGEKKSGAGQYFTPRPLINVMVELIAPRLGERWNDPAAGTFGFMIAADQYLRNKHDNYFDSAADRTFQENEAFSGCELVQDAHRLALMNAKLHGLESRIELGDTLSELGKTFRDFDGVLANPPFGTKQGGERPSRDDLTYLSGNKQLNFLQHIYRSLHKKGGARAAVVLPDNALFEDGDGRKIRRDLMDKCNLHTILRLPTGIFYAAGVSS
- a CDS encoding IS3 family transposase produces the protein MRQKHPQESLGSLCELFGVTRQAYYDAAAHEKKTSIAHMLVLTLVREYRIDIPLMGTRKLLFLLMPDLEQHGIKIGRDQLFELLRFHGLLIRRRRRFVKTTDSHHWLKKYPNLIKGLEVTGANQLWVSDITYIRTLEGFSYLSLITDAFSRKIVGYCLYHTLEAVGCVNALKMAVEGLKRDSPYFLIHHSDRGIQYCSAEYVKILEDENIAISMTQSGSPYDNALAERVNGIIKNEFYPKRIYQNHKEALKAITKIIQIYNSKRPHASIDYLTPDQAHAHEGLLSKRWKRYHRKKKSPSEPIEV